One genomic region from Litorilinea aerophila encodes:
- a CDS encoding ABC transporter ATP-binding protein codes for MYHHSWWRYIAYDESKPRPRVDRALLKRIFAYARPHARSVLIVLVTIVSISLLELIPPLLYRDLIDNVLPNRNVARLNWLAAGMLGIPVLTGLIGVVQRYYSARAGEGIIYDLRQQMYEHLQQMSLRFFTHTKAGEIVSRFNNDVVGAQNAITGTIPNIVTNTVTLVSTLAVMATIEWRLALLSVAVLPLFLLPAKRVARTLRRIRRQAMEHNAEMSNIVSETLSINGALLVKTFGSQARERERFSKTNAAVREIGVRRAQIGQLFFMGMGIAGSIGAALIYWVGGHLVLSGSISVGTIVAFVAYLFRLYGPISALTNVQVEFAQSMVSFERVFEYLDMPLEITERPGARPFRQVAGHVAFEHVWFQYPRVHPMQNGQNGLHGPGNGADLAAGSAQSSDDGAPIAPVPTRPWALEDVSFEIRPGQLAALVGPSGAGKTTITYLLPRLYDPTRGRITLDGRDLRDGTLESLAAQIGMVTQETYLFHDTIRANLLYARPDATQADLERACRAAHIHDLIVSLPEGYDTVVGERGYRLSGGEKQRLAIARVILKDPRILVLDEATSHLDSQSEALIQAALEPLFQGRTSLVIAHRLSTILAADIILVLDQGRLVEQGTHRELLARGGLYAHLYETQFRQGQATAQS; via the coding sequence ATGTACCACCACAGCTGGTGGCGCTACATTGCCTACGACGAATCGAAACCCCGGCCGCGGGTGGATCGGGCCTTGCTGAAACGGATTTTCGCCTACGCGCGCCCCCACGCCCGGTCCGTGCTCATCGTCCTGGTGACCATTGTCAGCATCTCCCTGCTGGAGCTGATCCCGCCCCTGCTGTACCGGGACCTGATCGACAACGTGTTGCCCAACCGCAACGTGGCCCGCCTCAACTGGCTGGCCGCCGGCATGCTGGGCATCCCGGTGCTCACGGGGCTGATCGGCGTGGTGCAGCGCTACTACAGCGCCCGGGCCGGCGAAGGCATCATCTACGACCTGCGCCAGCAGATGTACGAACATCTGCAGCAGATGTCCCTGCGCTTCTTCACCCACACCAAAGCCGGCGAGATCGTCTCCCGCTTCAACAACGACGTGGTGGGCGCCCAGAACGCCATCACCGGGACCATCCCCAACATCGTCACCAACACGGTGACCCTGGTCTCCACCCTGGCGGTGATGGCGACCATCGAGTGGCGGCTGGCGCTGCTCTCGGTGGCGGTGTTGCCCCTCTTCCTGCTGCCGGCCAAACGGGTAGCCCGCACCCTGCGTCGCATCCGACGCCAGGCCATGGAACACAACGCGGAGATGAGCAACATCGTCAGCGAGACCCTCTCCATCAACGGCGCGCTGCTGGTCAAGACCTTCGGCAGCCAGGCCCGGGAGCGGGAGCGTTTCAGCAAGACCAATGCCGCGGTGCGGGAGATCGGCGTGCGCCGGGCCCAGATCGGCCAGCTCTTCTTCATGGGCATGGGCATCGCCGGCTCCATCGGCGCGGCCCTCATCTACTGGGTGGGCGGCCATCTGGTGCTCAGCGGATCCATCAGCGTGGGCACCATCGTGGCCTTCGTGGCCTACCTCTTCCGGCTCTACGGGCCCATCTCCGCGCTGACCAACGTCCAGGTAGAATTTGCCCAGTCCATGGTGAGCTTCGAGCGGGTCTTCGAATACCTGGACATGCCCCTGGAGATCACCGAACGGCCCGGCGCCCGGCCCTTCCGCCAGGTGGCGGGCCACGTGGCCTTCGAACATGTCTGGTTTCAATACCCGCGAGTCCATCCCATGCAGAACGGGCAGAATGGGCTCCACGGCCCGGGAAATGGGGCGGACCTGGCGGCTGGTTCGGCCCAAAGCAGCGACGACGGCGCGCCCATCGCGCCGGTCCCCACCCGTCCCTGGGCCCTGGAGGACGTCTCCTTCGAAATTCGCCCGGGCCAGCTGGCCGCGCTGGTGGGCCCCAGCGGCGCGGGCAAGACCACCATCACCTATCTCCTACCCCGGCTCTATGACCCCACCCGGGGCCGCATCACCCTGGACGGCCGGGACCTGCGGGATGGGACGCTGGAGTCCCTGGCCGCCCAGATCGGCATGGTCACCCAGGAGACTTACCTCTTCCACGACACCATCCGGGCCAACCTGCTCTACGCCCGGCCGGACGCCACCCAGGCTGACCTGGAGCGGGCCTGCCGGGCCGCCCACATCCACGACCTGATCGTCTCCCTGCCGGAGGGCTACGACACGGTGGTGGGGGAACGGGGCTACCGGCTGAGCGGCGGCGAAAAGCAGCGACTGGCCATCGCCCGGGTGATCTTGAAGGATCCCCGCATCCTGGTGCTGGACGAGGCCACCTCCCACCTGGATTCCCAGAGCGAGGCCCTGATCCAGGCGGCGTTGGAGCCCCTCTTCCAGGGGCGCACCAGCCTGGTCATCGCCCACAGGCTCTCCACCATCCTGGCTGCAGACATCATCCTGGTGCTGGACCAGGGGCGGCTGGTGGAGCAGGGCACCCACCGGGAGCTGCTGGCCCGGGGCGGCCTCTACGCCCACCTGTACGAAACCCAGTTCCGCCAGGGGCAAGCGACGGCCCAGTCGTAA